Below is a window of Vicinamibacteria bacterium DNA.
TCCCTCACGTGAAGAGCCCGGGGAGATTGCCCGCCATGGATCCGAGCTCCCGCTGAGCCGCTTCGTCCACTTTCCTCGCTGCCTCGTTGACCGCCGCGGTCACCAGATCCTGGAGCATCTCGATGTCGTCCTTGTTCACGACCTCGGCGTCGATGGTCACCCCGGTGACCACCTTGTTGCCATTCATCTTCACTTTTACCATCCCACCGCCGGCGGCGGCCTCGACGGCGATGGCGTCGAGCTGTTGCTTGAGCTTCTCTTGCAGGACTTTTGCCTGCTTCATGATCTGGGTGAGTTTCATGTCTCAGCTCCTTCGCTTCGTTTCATTCGACCCCGGGGAGCACGTCTTCCACCTCGCCCTGGAAAGTCTCGACGAAGCGTTGCACGAGCGGATCGTCTTCCGCCTGGCTTCGCACCGCGTCGCGATCGGGTGCCCGATCGGGCGACAGGGGATCCGGCTTCCGCGGATCGTCGATCTCGACGACGACGGCGATGTCTCGTCCCACGAGCTGCGAAAGCTGCGTTGCGAGAAGGGCCCGCATCTCCCGCTCGTCGAGTTGTTCCGCGATGACCCTCTGATCCGCCGCATAGACGAGACGCAGCCGGCCGTCCTCGAGCTCGGCCCGCTCGTGGCGTGACACGAGGGCATGAAGCATCGGCTTCGATGTCTTGAGCTTGTCGACGAGCGGTTTCACCGGGTCGGTCTCGGCGTCCCCGGCCTTCGCCGAAGGACGGGAGGGAGCTTGGGGGCTCGGCTCGGAAGTCTCTCGAGGCTCGTTACTCGCGACCGGGGGAGTATTGCCGGAAACGAGACTCTCGAAGCGTTGGAGAAGCTCCTCGAAGCTGGCCAGTCGACCGAGCTGCGAGAGCTTGAGAAGGGCGATCTCGAGGTGGAATCGGGGCTCGGGCGAGCTTCGAAGTGCCAGCTCGGCCTCGGCGAGCACGTGAAGGCTTCTCACGAGATCCTCTTCGGTGAGCGATCCGGCGAGCGATTCGAGCTCGGGACGCTCGCTCGGTACTTCGAGCAGCTCGTCGGCGTCGGGGGCGACTCGGGTAACGAGAACGTCTCTGATGTACTGCATGAGAGCGGAAGTGAAATAGCGAAGATCCCTGCCGCCGCTCACGATCCGATCCACCGTCTTTAGTATCGCGCCGGTGTCGCGGGCGATGATGGCCTCCAGGGTCTCTCGGAGCACGTCGCGCTCGATGAGGCCGAGAAGCTCGGTGACGTCCCG
It encodes the following:
- the dnaX gene encoding DNA polymerase III subunit gamma/tau, yielding MTYEVLALKYRPAVFEDLIGQEAICRTLTNAIQKGRVAHAFLFAGVRGVGKTTTARILAKALNCQSGPTVRPCGKCDACREIAAGRSMDVLEIDGASHTKVEEFRELLETVPYAPSRDKHKIYIIDEVHMLSTHSFNALLKTLEEPPPHVKFIFATTEQHKIPDTIRSRCQEFEFRTVAPSEIAAQLQKIADAEGMEIDDAAIAAIARVASGSLRDGISALDQVSAASGKRIGERDVTELLGLIERDVLRETLEAIIARDTGAILKTVDRIVSGGRDLRYFTSALMQYIRDVLVTRVAPDADELLEVPSERPELESLAGSLTEEDLVRSLHVLAEAELALRSSPEPRFHLEIALLKLSQLGRLASFEELLQRFESLVSGNTPPVASNEPRETSEPSPQAPSRPSAKAGDAETDPVKPLVDKLKTSKPMLHALVSRHERAELEDGRLRLVYAADQRVIAEQLDEREMRALLATQLSQLVGRDIAVVVEIDDPRKPDPLSPDRAPDRDAVRSQAEDDPLVQRFVETFQGEVEDVLPGVE
- a CDS encoding YbaB/EbfC family nucleoid-associated protein; protein product: MKLTQIMKQAKVLQEKLKQQLDAIAVEAAAGGGMVKVKMNGNKVVTGVTIDAEVVNKDDIEMLQDLVTAAVNEAARKVDEAAQRELGSMAGNLPGLFT